The following are encoded together in the Streptomyces asoensis genome:
- the nuoH gene encoding NADH-quinone oxidoreductase subunit NuoH encodes MSPYVAAEDLSMFGHDPWWLVVVKAVFCFAFLMVTVLFSIVWERKVVAWMQLRIGPNRHGPWGMLQSLADGVKLMLKEDLIVKRADKVVYVLAPIVATVPAFMAIAVIPFGPAGNEVSIFGQRTTMQLTDLPIAMLYILAVASIGIYGIVLAGWSSGSTYPLLGGLRSCAQMISYEIAMGAAFASVFLYSGSMSTSTIVEQQQDRWYILLLPVSFVLYVITMVGETNRAPFDMPESEGDLVGGFNTEYSSIKFALFMLAEYVNMVTVSAVSTTLFLGGWRAPWPISTFWEGANHGWWPMLWFVLKVQLLLFFFIWLRGTLPRVRYDQLMKLGWKVLIPVSVTWLMLVATVRTLRNENYDFADIFLYVGGGALALLVLSFVVDMFRNGGKSAPAPAEPAGFDPMAGGFPVPPLPGQELPPVPRRRSRQERELVVSGGTDTVSDGSRDGKEASDG; translated from the coding sequence GTGAGCCCGTACGTCGCCGCTGAGGACCTCTCGATGTTCGGCCACGACCCCTGGTGGCTGGTCGTCGTCAAGGCCGTCTTCTGCTTCGCCTTCCTGATGGTGACCGTGCTGTTCTCCATCGTCTGGGAGCGCAAGGTCGTCGCCTGGATGCAGCTGCGCATCGGTCCCAACCGGCACGGCCCCTGGGGCATGCTCCAGTCGCTCGCCGACGGCGTGAAGCTGATGCTGAAGGAAGACCTCATCGTCAAACGCGCGGACAAGGTCGTCTACGTCCTCGCGCCGATCGTCGCGACCGTGCCGGCCTTCATGGCGATCGCGGTGATCCCCTTCGGGCCGGCCGGCAACGAGGTCTCGATCTTCGGCCAGCGCACCACCATGCAGCTGACCGACCTGCCGATCGCGATGCTCTACATCCTCGCGGTCGCCTCCATCGGCATCTACGGGATCGTGCTGGCGGGCTGGAGCTCCGGCTCCACCTACCCGCTGCTCGGCGGCCTGCGGTCCTGCGCGCAGATGATCTCCTACGAGATCGCCATGGGCGCCGCGTTCGCCTCGGTGTTCCTCTACTCGGGGTCGATGTCGACGTCGACCATCGTCGAGCAGCAGCAGGACCGCTGGTACATCCTGCTGCTGCCGGTCTCCTTCGTCCTCTACGTCATCACGATGGTCGGCGAGACCAACCGCGCCCCCTTCGACATGCCGGAGTCCGAGGGCGACCTGGTCGGCGGCTTCAACACCGAGTACTCGTCGATCAAGTTCGCGCTGTTCATGCTCGCCGAGTACGTGAACATGGTGACGGTCTCCGCGGTGTCGACCACGCTCTTCCTCGGCGGCTGGCGTGCCCCCTGGCCGATCAGCACCTTCTGGGAGGGCGCGAACCACGGCTGGTGGCCGATGCTCTGGTTCGTCCTCAAGGTCCAGCTGCTGCTGTTCTTCTTCATCTGGCTGCGCGGCACGCTCCCGCGCGTGCGCTACGACCAGCTGATGAAGCTCGGCTGGAAGGTCCTGATCCCGGTCTCGGTGACCTGGCTGATGCTCGTCGCGACCGTGCGGACCCTGCGCAACGAGAACTACGACTTCGCCGACATCTTCCTCTACGTCGGCGGCGGCGCCCTGGCGCTGCTGGTGCTCTCCTTCGTCGTGGACATGTTCCGCAACGGGGGCAAGAGCGCACCGGCGCCCGCCGAACCCGCCGGCTTCGACCCGATGGCGGGCGGATTCCCCGTACCGCCCCTGCCGGGACAGGAACTGCCTCCGGTGCCCAGGCGCCGCTCGCGTCAGGAGCGGGAGCTCGTTGTCAGTGGTGGTACGGACACTGTGAGTGACGGATCGCGTGACGGAAAGGAGGCGTCCGATGGCTGA
- the nuoI gene encoding NADH-quinone oxidoreductase subunit NuoI, with protein MAEEPKEAGRTTPGFQNPVAGFGVTFKAMFKKRLTEQYPEQQKTTAPRFHGRHQLNRHPDGLEKCVGCELCAWACPADAIYVEGADNTDEERYSPGERYGRVYQINYARCILCGLCIEACPTRALTMTNEFELADSSRANLIYTKEQLLAGLEDGMVDSPHAIYPGTDEQDYYRGLVTEAAPGTERQPALSQGEAPQEAAADSGTDEPASGEVVGR; from the coding sequence ATGGCTGAGGAGCCCAAGGAGGCCGGGCGGACGACGCCCGGGTTCCAGAACCCCGTGGCCGGCTTCGGCGTGACCTTCAAGGCCATGTTCAAGAAGCGGCTGACCGAGCAGTACCCGGAGCAGCAGAAGACCACCGCTCCCCGGTTCCACGGACGGCACCAGCTCAACCGCCATCCGGACGGCCTGGAGAAGTGCGTCGGCTGCGAGCTGTGCGCCTGGGCCTGCCCCGCCGACGCCATCTACGTCGAGGGCGCGGACAACACCGACGAGGAGCGCTACTCGCCGGGCGAGCGGTACGGGCGCGTTTACCAGATCAACTACGCGCGCTGCATCCTGTGCGGCCTGTGCATCGAGGCGTGCCCCACCCGGGCGCTGACGATGACCAACGAGTTCGAGCTGGCCGACTCCAGCCGCGCCAACCTGATCTACACCAAGGAACAGCTGCTCGCCGGTCTCGAGGACGGCATGGTCGACTCGCCGCACGCCATCTACCCCGGTACGGACGAGCAGGACTACTACCGCGGTCTGGTGACGGAGGCGGCGCCGGGCACGGAACGGCAGCCGGCCCTCTCCCAGGGCGAGGCCCCGCAGGAGGCCGCCGCCGACTCCGGTACGGACGAACCGGCGTCGGGGGAGGTGGTCGGACGATGA
- a CDS encoding NADH-quinone oxidoreductase subunit J produces MSAQLAAYSTSTGEAFQFWVLGTVAVAGALCTVFMRRAVHSALCLAGTMIVLAVFYLANGAYFLGIVQIVVYTGAIMMLFLFVVMLVGVTAADSLKETIKGQRWLALLSGLGFGILLLAGIGNASLTEFTGLTEANANGNVEGLAALIFTKYVFAFEITGALLITAAVGAMVLTHRERTERAMTQREMAERRVREGKHVPPLPAPGVYARHNAVDVQGLLPDGTPSELTVSKTLRDRGQMRDVSADALNDLKALEQRAEERLERAAIAPPHLKRTEEASK; encoded by the coding sequence ATGAGCGCGCAGCTCGCCGCCTACTCCACCTCGACCGGCGAGGCCTTCCAGTTCTGGGTGCTCGGCACCGTCGCGGTGGCCGGCGCCCTGTGCACCGTGTTCATGCGCAGGGCCGTGCACAGCGCGCTCTGTCTCGCCGGAACCATGATCGTCCTCGCGGTGTTCTACCTGGCCAACGGCGCCTACTTCCTGGGCATCGTGCAGATCGTCGTCTACACCGGCGCGATCATGATGCTGTTCCTGTTCGTGGTGATGCTCGTCGGCGTCACCGCGGCGGACTCCCTGAAGGAGACCATCAAGGGACAGCGCTGGCTCGCCCTCCTCAGCGGCCTCGGCTTCGGCATCCTGCTGCTCGCCGGCATCGGCAACGCCTCGCTGACGGAGTTCACCGGCCTCACCGAGGCGAACGCCAACGGCAACGTGGAGGGTCTCGCGGCCCTCATCTTCACGAAGTACGTGTTCGCCTTCGAGATCACCGGCGCCCTGCTCATCACCGCCGCCGTCGGCGCGATGGTGCTCACGCACCGCGAGCGCACCGAACGGGCCATGACCCAGCGGGAGATGGCCGAGCGGCGGGTGCGCGAGGGCAAGCACGTACCGCCGCTGCCCGCGCCGGGCGTGTACGCGCGGCACAACGCCGTCGACGTCCAGGGCCTGCTGCCCGACGGCACCCCGTCGGAGCTCACGGTCAGCAAGACGCTCCGCGACCGCGGCCAGATGCGGGACGTGTCCGCCGACGCGCTGAACGACCTCAAGGCGCTGGAGCAGCGCGCCGAGGAGCGCCTGGAGCGTGCCGCGATCGCGCCGCCGCACCTGAAGCGGACCGAGGAGGCGTCGAAGTGA
- the nuoK gene encoding NADH-quinone oxidoreductase subunit NuoK, with amino-acid sequence MNPVNYLYLAALLFTIGATGVLIRRNAIVVFMCIELMLNACNLAFVTFSRMHGNLDGQIIAFFTMVVAAAEVVVGLAIIVSLFRSRHSASVDDASLMKL; translated from the coding sequence GTGAACCCCGTCAACTACCTGTACCTCGCTGCCCTGTTGTTCACGATCGGCGCGACGGGCGTGCTGATCAGGCGTAACGCGATCGTCGTCTTCATGTGCATCGAGCTCATGCTCAACGCCTGCAACCTCGCGTTCGTCACCTTCTCCCGGATGCACGGCAATCTCGACGGGCAGATCATCGCCTTCTTCACGATGGTCGTCGCCGCCGCGGAGGTCGTGGTCGGACTCGCGATCATCGTGTCGCTGTTCCGTTCCCGCCACTCGGCCTCGGTCGACGACGCCAGCCTGATGAAGCTGTAA
- the nuoL gene encoding NADH-quinone oxidoreductase subunit L, with amino-acid sequence MENLIALLIAAPLLGAAVLLVGGRRLDAVGHWIGTLLSAVSFVFGVVLFADLLGRTAEDRTLTQHLFSWIPVEGFQADVAFRLDQLSMTFVLLITGVGSLIHLYSIGYMEHDERRRRFFGYLNLFLAAMLLLVLADNYLLLYVGWEGVGLASYLLIGFWQHKPSAATAAKKAFLVNRVGDMGLSIAIMLMFTTFGTFAFGPLLGSEGEPGIAGDATEGKLTAIALMLLLAACGKSAQVPLQSWLGDAMEGPTPVSALIHAATMVTAGVYLIVRSAAIFNGAPDAQLVVTVVGAVTLLFGAIVGCAKDDIKKALAGSTMSQIGYMVLAAGLGPIGYVFAIMHLVTHGFFKAGLFLGAGSVMHGMNDEVDMRKYGGLRKYMPVTFVTFGLGYLAIIGFPGLSGFFSKDKIIEAAFAKGGTEGWILGACALLGAAITAYYMTRVMLMTFFGEERWKNRPTPSPEAPGAEPAAAHHGEHAEPHPHESPKVMTIPMIVLAFGSVFAGGFFSIGDRFLHWLEPVTGHSHGDSPVSALTVTLATMVVLVIGVAVAYAQYGRRPVPVVAPRGSLLTRAARRDLYQDDFNHVVLVRGGEHLTRSLVYVDHTLVDGVVNGTAASVGGLSGRLRRLQNGFVRSYAVSMFGGAALLIAATLLMRAV; translated from the coding sequence GTGGAGAACCTCATCGCGCTGCTCATCGCGGCGCCCCTGCTCGGAGCGGCCGTCCTGCTGGTCGGCGGCCGCCGGCTCGACGCCGTCGGCCACTGGATCGGCACGCTCCTGTCGGCCGTCTCCTTCGTGTTCGGTGTCGTCCTCTTCGCCGACCTGCTCGGCAGGACCGCCGAGGACCGCACGCTGACCCAGCACCTGTTCAGCTGGATCCCGGTCGAGGGTTTCCAGGCGGACGTCGCCTTCCGCCTGGACCAGCTGTCGATGACCTTCGTGCTGCTGATCACGGGCGTCGGCTCGCTGATCCACCTGTACTCGATCGGGTACATGGAGCACGACGAGCGGCGCCGCCGCTTCTTCGGCTATCTGAACCTGTTCCTCGCGGCGATGCTGCTGCTGGTCCTCGCCGACAACTACCTGCTGCTGTACGTCGGCTGGGAGGGCGTGGGTCTCGCGTCCTACCTGCTCATCGGCTTCTGGCAGCACAAGCCCAGCGCCGCCACCGCCGCGAAGAAGGCCTTCCTGGTCAACCGCGTCGGCGACATGGGCCTGTCGATCGCCATCATGCTGATGTTCACCACGTTCGGCACGTTCGCGTTCGGCCCGCTGCTCGGGTCGGAGGGCGAGCCCGGCATCGCGGGGGACGCGACGGAGGGCAAGCTCACCGCCATCGCCCTGATGCTGCTGCTCGCCGCCTGCGGCAAGTCCGCCCAGGTGCCGCTCCAGTCCTGGCTCGGCGACGCGATGGAGGGCCCGACCCCGGTCTCGGCCCTCATCCACGCGGCGACCATGGTGACGGCGGGCGTGTACCTGATCGTCCGGTCCGCCGCGATCTTCAACGGTGCCCCCGACGCGCAGCTGGTCGTCACCGTCGTCGGCGCCGTCACGCTCCTGTTCGGTGCGATCGTCGGTTGCGCGAAGGACGACATCAAGAAGGCGCTGGCCGGCTCGACCATGTCGCAGATCGGCTACATGGTGCTGGCCGCGGGCCTCGGCCCCATCGGCTACGTCTTCGCGATCATGCACCTGGTGACGCACGGCTTCTTCAAGGCCGGGCTGTTCCTCGGCGCGGGTTCGGTCATGCACGGCATGAACGACGAGGTCGACATGCGCAAGTACGGCGGTCTGCGCAAGTACATGCCCGTCACCTTCGTGACCTTCGGGCTGGGCTACCTCGCCATCATCGGCTTCCCGGGCCTGTCCGGCTTCTTCTCCAAGGACAAGATCATCGAGGCGGCGTTCGCCAAGGGCGGGACCGAGGGCTGGATCCTCGGCGCCTGCGCCCTGCTCGGTGCGGCGATCACCGCGTACTACATGACGCGCGTGATGCTGATGACGTTCTTCGGCGAGGAGCGCTGGAAGAACCGGCCGACCCCGTCGCCCGAGGCGCCGGGCGCGGAGCCCGCCGCCGCACACCACGGCGAGCACGCGGAGCCGCACCCGCACGAGTCGCCCAAGGTCATGACGATCCCCATGATCGTGCTGGCCTTCGGATCGGTCTTCGCCGGCGGCTTCTTCAGCATCGGCGACCGCTTCCTGCACTGGCTGGAGCCCGTCACCGGCCACTCGCACGGCGACTCGCCGGTCAGCGCCCTCACCGTCACCCTCGCCACGATGGTGGTCCTGGTGATCGGCGTGGCCGTCGCCTACGCCCAGTACGGCCGCCGCCCCGTCCCGGTCGTCGCCCCCCGCGGGTCGCTGCTCACCCGGGCGGCCCGGCGGGACCTCTACCAGGACGACTTCAACCATGTCGTGCTGGTCCGCGGCGGCGAGCACCTGACGCGCTCCCTGGTCTACGTCGACCACACCCTGGTCGACGGAGTCGTGAACGGAACGGCGGCCTCGGTCGGCGGCCTCTCCGGACGGCTGCGCCGACTGCAGAACGGCTTCGTCCGGTCGTACGCGGTCTCGATGTTCGGTGGTGCGGCGCTCCTCATCGCCGCGACCCTGCTGATGAGGGCGGTCTGA
- a CDS encoding NADH-quinone oxidoreductase subunit M: MSFPLLTATAALPAIGAVATAAVPAARRNAAKALALLFSLATLALAIVVLVRFDPDGARYQLTESHAWIADFGVRYELGVDGIGVALVALTALLIPFIMLAGWHDADPLETGSRRWRPTQGFFALILAVEAMVILSFEATDVFLFYIFFEAMLIPMYFLIGGFGDRAHEHGEVAASTQRSYAAVKFLLYNLVGGLIMLAAVIGLYVVAGNFSLTEIAEARANGTLDMATNTERWLFLGFFFAFAVKAPLWPLHTWLPNAMGEATTPVAVLITAVVDKVGTFAMLRFCLQLFPEASKWATPFILVLAVISIIYGALLAVGQRDIKRLVAYASISHFGFIILGIFAMTSQGQSGATLYMVNHGISTAALMLVAGFLISRRGSRLIADYGGVQKVAPVLAGTFLIGGLATLSLPGLAPFVSEFLVLVGTFARYPAIGIIATFGIVLAALYTLVLYQRTMTGPVKPEVSAMPDLRPRELLVVAPLIVLLIFLGVYPKPVTNIVDPAVQQTLSDVHKKDPQPEVEAAK; encoded by the coding sequence ATGTCCTTTCCTCTGCTGACAGCGACAGCGGCGCTCCCGGCGATCGGGGCGGTGGCCACGGCCGCCGTCCCGGCCGCCCGGCGCAACGCCGCCAAAGCGCTGGCCCTGCTGTTCTCCCTGGCCACCCTCGCCCTGGCGATCGTCGTCCTGGTCCGCTTCGACCCGGACGGCGCCCGCTATCAACTCACCGAGTCCCACGCCTGGATCGCGGACTTCGGCGTCCGCTACGAGCTGGGCGTGGACGGCATCGGGGTCGCGCTCGTCGCGCTGACCGCGCTGCTGATCCCGTTCATCATGCTCGCGGGCTGGCACGACGCGGACCCGCTGGAGACCGGCAGCAGGCGCTGGCGTCCGACCCAGGGCTTCTTCGCCCTGATCCTGGCCGTCGAGGCGATGGTGATCCTCTCCTTCGAGGCGACCGACGTCTTCCTGTTCTACATCTTCTTCGAAGCCATGCTGATCCCGATGTACTTCCTCATCGGCGGCTTCGGGGACCGGGCCCACGAGCACGGAGAGGTGGCGGCGTCGACCCAGCGGTCGTACGCGGCCGTGAAGTTCCTCCTGTACAACCTGGTCGGCGGCCTGATCATGCTGGCCGCGGTGATCGGCCTCTACGTGGTCGCCGGGAACTTCTCCCTCACCGAGATCGCCGAGGCGCGCGCCAACGGCACGCTCGACATGGCGACGAACACCGAACGCTGGCTGTTCCTGGGCTTCTTCTTCGCCTTCGCGGTGAAGGCGCCCCTGTGGCCGCTGCACACCTGGCTGCCCAACGCCATGGGCGAGGCGACCACCCCGGTCGCCGTGCTCATCACCGCGGTCGTCGACAAGGTGGGCACCTTCGCGATGCTCCGGTTCTGCCTCCAGCTGTTCCCGGAGGCGAGCAAGTGGGCGACGCCGTTCATCCTCGTCCTCGCCGTGATCAGCATCATCTACGGGGCGCTGCTCGCGGTGGGACAGCGGGACATCAAGCGCCTGGTGGCGTACGCCTCGATCTCGCACTTCGGGTTCATCATCCTGGGCATCTTCGCGATGACCAGCCAGGGCCAGTCCGGTGCCACGCTCTACATGGTCAACCACGGCATCTCGACCGCGGCGCTGATGCTGGTCGCCGGCTTCCTGATCTCCCGGCGCGGCTCGCGGCTCATCGCCGACTACGGCGGTGTGCAGAAGGTCGCCCCGGTGCTCGCCGGCACCTTCCTGATCGGCGGCCTGGCCACCCTGTCGCTGCCCGGTCTCGCACCCTTCGTCAGCGAGTTCCTGGTCCTGGTCGGCACGTTCGCGCGGTACCCGGCGATCGGCATCATCGCCACCTTCGGCATCGTCCTCGCCGCGCTCTACACCCTCGTGCTCTACCAGCGCACCATGACCGGCCCGGTGAAACCCGAGGTCTCGGCGATGCCCGACCTGCGCCCCCGTGAGCTCCTGGTCGTCGCCCCGCTGATCGTGCTGCTGATCTTCCTGGGCGTCTATCCGAAGCCCGTCACGAACATCGTCGATCCGGCGGTCCAGCAGACCCTGTCCGACGTACACAAGAAGGACCCCCAGCCCGAGGTGGAGGCGGCCAAGTGA
- the nuoN gene encoding NADH-quinone oxidoreductase subunit NuoN: protein MSASAVHSLWTTAADPISKIDTPKIEYGQLSPTLIVVGAAIIGVLVEAFVPRRHRYYAQLFVSVVALVAAFAAVVALAEGGYGTTKARIAAMGAIAVDGPALFLQGTILLAALVGLFTFAERRLDPEAHGNRVDSFAAQAASVPGSESEQAAVKAGFTTTEVFPLLLFAVAGMLVFPSANDLLTLFIALEVFSLPLYLLCALARRKRLMSQEAAVKYFLLGAFASAFTLFGIALLYGYAGSVSYGTIAQVVDGTVQNVNPALADTMGNDALLLVGAAMIVMGLLFKVGAVPFHMWTPDVYQGAPTPVTGFMAAATKVAAFGALLRLLYVVLPGLRWDWRPVMWGVAVITMLGGAIVAITQTDIKRLLAYSSIAHAGFILAGVIATTEDGVSSVLFYLAAYSFVTIGAFAVVTLVRDAGGEATHLSKWAGLGRRSPLVAAVFAVFLLAFAGIPLTSGFAGKFAVFKAAAEGGAAPLVVVGVISSAIAAFFYIRVIVLMFFSEPRPDGPTVAVPSPLTMAAIGVGVAVTLVLGVAPQYFLDLANQAGVFVR from the coding sequence GTGAGCGCATCAGCCGTCCACAGCCTGTGGACAACCGCGGCCGACCCGATCTCGAAGATCGACACGCCGAAGATCGAATACGGGCAGCTCTCGCCCACCCTGATCGTCGTGGGCGCGGCGATCATCGGGGTACTGGTCGAGGCGTTCGTGCCGCGCAGACACCGCTACTACGCCCAGTTGTTCGTGTCCGTCGTCGCGCTGGTCGCCGCGTTCGCCGCCGTGGTCGCGCTCGCGGAGGGCGGCTACGGCACCACGAAGGCGCGCATCGCGGCCATGGGCGCGATCGCCGTCGACGGACCGGCCCTCTTCCTCCAGGGCACGATCCTGCTGGCCGCCCTGGTGGGCCTGTTCACCTTCGCCGAACGGCGCCTCGACCCCGAGGCGCACGGCAACCGGGTCGACTCCTTCGCCGCCCAGGCGGCCTCCGTGCCCGGCAGCGAGAGCGAACAGGCCGCGGTCAAGGCCGGGTTCACGACCACCGAGGTCTTCCCGCTGCTGCTGTTCGCCGTCGCGGGCATGCTGGTCTTCCCGTCGGCCAACGACCTGCTGACCCTCTTCATCGCCCTGGAAGTCTTCTCGCTGCCCCTGTACCTCCTGTGCGCCCTGGCCCGCCGCAAGCGGCTCATGTCGCAGGAGGCCGCGGTCAAGTACTTCCTCCTCGGCGCGTTCGCCTCCGCGTTCACCCTCTTCGGCATCGCCCTGCTGTACGGGTACGCGGGCTCGGTGTCGTACGGCACGATCGCGCAGGTCGTCGACGGCACCGTGCAGAACGTGAACCCGGCCCTCGCCGACACCATGGGCAACGACGCGCTGCTGCTCGTCGGCGCCGCGATGATCGTCATGGGGCTGCTGTTCAAGGTGGGCGCGGTGCCCTTCCACATGTGGACACCCGACGTGTACCAGGGCGCGCCCACCCCGGTGACCGGCTTCATGGCCGCGGCGACCAAGGTGGCCGCCTTCGGCGCGCTGCTGCGCCTGCTGTACGTCGTCCTGCCGGGGCTGCGCTGGGACTGGCGGCCGGTCATGTGGGGCGTGGCCGTGATCACGATGCTGGGCGGTGCGATCGTCGCGATCACCCAGACCGACATCAAGCGGCTCCTGGCGTACTCGTCCATCGCGCACGCCGGATTCATCCTCGCGGGTGTGATCGCCACCACCGAGGACGGGGTCTCCTCGGTGCTCTTCTACCTGGCCGCGTACTCGTTCGTGACGATCGGCGCCTTCGCCGTGGTCACCCTCGTGCGCGACGCGGGTGGCGAGGCGACCCACCTGTCCAAGTGGGCCGGGCTCGGGCGCAGGTCACCCCTGGTGGCGGCCGTCTTCGCGGTCTTCCTGCTGGCCTTCGCCGGCATCCCGCTGACCTCCGGCTTCGCCGGGAAGTTCGCCGTCTTCAAGGCGGCGGCCGAGGGCGGCGCGGCCCCCCTGGTCGTGGTGGGTGTGATCTCGTCGGCGATCGCCGCGTTCTTCTACATCCGGGTGATCGTGCTCATGTTCTTCAGCGAACCGCGGCCCGACGGTCCGACCGTCGCCGTTCCGTCGCCGCTGACCATGGCGGCGATCGGGGTGGGCGTGGCGGTCACGCTGGTGCTCGGCGTGGCGCCGCAGTACTTCCTGGACCTGGCGAACCAGGCGGGAGTGTTCGTGCGCTGA
- the recQ gene encoding DNA helicase RecQ, which yields MGGTGGISEMTGNTQTPERTGSEALATLHRVFGYDAFRGEQEAVIEHVVTGGDAVVLMPTGGGKSLCYQIPALVRPGTGIVVSPLIALMQDQVDALRALGVRAGFVNSTQDFDERRVVEAEFLAGELDLLYLAPERLRLDSTLDLLSRGKISVFAIDEAHCVSQWGHDFRPDYLSLSLLGERWPDVPRIALTATATRATHQEITQRLNMPAARHFEASFDRPNIQYRIVPKADPKKQLLSFLREEHPGDAGIVYCLSRNSVEKTAEFLSRNGVEAVPYHAGLDAGTRAAHQSRFLREEGLVVCATIAFGMGIDKPDVRFVAHLDLPKSIEGYYQETGRGGRDGLPSTAWMAYGLNDVIQQRKLIQSGEGDEAFRRRAAAHLDSMLALCETARCRRGQLLAYFGQEAGPTGCGNCDTCLTPPETWDGTVAAQKVLSTIVRLQRERGQKFGAVQIIDILTGKRTAKVIQFDHDQLSVFGIGEDLSEGEWRGVVRQLLAQGLLAVEGEYGTLVLTEASGAVLRREREVPLRKEPKKPAAAKTSGSTGRGKAKAAVAELPEELRPAFEALRAWRAEQAREQGVPAYVIFHDATLREIALAWPTSTQQLGGIGGVGEKKLVTYGEGVLAVLASLGGTPATPAPEPAGDTAPAPVTGSGSGPGPGSAPAGAADAASGAVPGARTDPGYPDHWPEMDAEPEPEDWM from the coding sequence ATGGGCGGGACGGGCGGGATCAGCGAGATGACAGGGAACACCCAGACACCGGAGCGGACCGGGAGCGAGGCGCTCGCCACGCTCCACCGGGTCTTCGGGTACGACGCCTTCCGCGGCGAGCAGGAAGCGGTCATCGAGCACGTGGTGACCGGCGGGGACGCGGTCGTCCTCATGCCGACCGGCGGCGGAAAGTCGCTGTGCTACCAGATCCCCGCCCTGGTCAGACCGGGCACCGGCATCGTCGTCTCCCCGCTGATCGCGCTGATGCAGGACCAGGTCGACGCGCTGCGGGCGCTCGGTGTGCGCGCCGGGTTCGTCAACTCCACGCAGGACTTCGACGAGCGGCGCGTGGTCGAGGCCGAGTTCCTCGCAGGCGAGCTGGACCTGCTGTACCTGGCCCCGGAGCGGCTGCGCCTGGACTCCACGCTCGACCTCCTCTCCCGCGGCAAGATCTCCGTCTTCGCGATCGACGAGGCGCACTGCGTCTCCCAGTGGGGCCACGACTTCCGCCCGGACTACCTCTCCCTCTCCCTGCTCGGTGAGCGCTGGCCGGACGTCCCGCGGATCGCGCTCACGGCGACGGCCACCCGGGCGACGCACCAGGAGATCACCCAGCGGCTGAACATGCCGGCGGCCCGGCACTTCGAGGCCAGCTTCGACCGGCCCAACATCCAGTACCGGATCGTGCCGAAGGCCGACCCGAAGAAGCAGCTGCTGAGCTTCCTGCGCGAGGAGCACCCAGGCGACGCGGGCATCGTCTACTGCCTCTCGCGCAACTCCGTGGAGAAGACGGCCGAGTTCCTCTCCCGCAACGGCGTCGAGGCGGTGCCCTACCACGCAGGCCTGGACGCGGGCACCCGCGCGGCGCACCAGTCCCGCTTCCTCCGCGAGGAGGGCCTGGTCGTGTGCGCGACCATCGCCTTCGGCATGGGCATCGACAAGCCGGACGTACGCTTCGTCGCCCACCTCGACCTGCCCAAGTCCATCGAGGGCTACTACCAGGAGACGGGACGCGGCGGCCGGGACGGACTGCCCTCCACGGCCTGGATGGCCTACGGGCTCAACGACGTCATCCAGCAGCGCAAGCTGATCCAGTCCGGGGAGGGCGACGAGGCGTTCCGGCGGCGGGCCGCCGCCCACCTGGACTCGATGCTGGCGCTGTGCGAGACCGCCCGGTGCCGCCGCGGACAGCTCCTCGCCTACTTCGGCCAGGAGGCCGGGCCGACCGGCTGCGGCAACTGCGACACCTGCCTCACCCCGCCGGAGACCTGGGACGGGACGGTCGCGGCCCAGAAGGTCCTCTCGACCATCGTGCGGCTCCAGCGCGAGCGCGGCCAGAAGTTCGGCGCGGTGCAGATCATCGACATCCTGACGGGCAAGCGCACCGCCAAGGTGATCCAGTTCGACCACGACCAGCTGTCGGTGTTCGGTATCGGCGAGGACCTGTCCGAGGGCGAGTGGCGGGGCGTCGTACGGCAGTTGCTGGCGCAGGGGCTGCTCGCCGTCGAAGGGGAGTACGGCACTCTGGTGCTGACGGAGGCCAGCGGGGCGGTGCTGCGCCGGGAGCGGGAAGTACCGCTGCGCAAGGAACCGAAGAAGCCTGCGGCGGCGAAGACATCGGGCTCCACCGGCCGGGGCAAGGCCAAGGCGGCCGTGGCCGAACTGCCCGAGGAACTACGGCCCGCCTTCGAGGCCCTGCGCGCCTGGCGTGCCGAACAGGCGCGGGAGCAGGGCGTACCGGCGTACGTCATCTTCCACGACGCCACCCTCCGCGAGATCGCCCTGGCATGGCCGACCTCGACACAGCAGCTCGGCGGTATCGGCGGGGTCGGCGAGAAGAAGCTGGTGACGTACGGGGAGGGCGTGCTCGCCGTGCTGGCCTCCCTGGGCGGGACACCGGCCACGCCCGCACCGGAGCCGGCCGGTGACACCGCCCCCGCCCCCGTAACCGGCTCCGGATCCGGCCCCGGCCCGGGCTCCGCTCCCGCCGGCGCCGCGGATGCCGCGTCCGGCGCGGTGCCGGGTGCCCGGACGGACCCCGGATACCCCGACCACTGGCCCGAGATGGACGCGGAACCCGAGCCCGAGGACTGGATGTAG